In the genome of Solibacillus silvestris, one region contains:
- a CDS encoding chemotaxis protein: MNIFSNLTIKTKWMMFISLAVILAVVITVIFSQWTVRNILTEENEQTSSNNAKNAVDQVSLGLENYETNLLQFGQVIETILQNEQVDYLQIDKITRTLKENNKNYLSVYYMDFNTGKLHVTPQIDYEWDVRDSQTFAKLNANPNLQWMDVYLDTGVNKLMTSVIAPVFKNDELVGAVGYDIDFSTIGTIREGIEAKSSSKLMIVDPNGLIISSFIEDGDGKNIIADNSGKIEGVTDLLDTAKLEAEFKWLSDAKNGSNKIEQFEWNEVNYTGEVQVIEKNNWQIVSLVDANSYAQQLKDLTIAGWISLVIGLIIGCLIAYFMARKLVEIFNNFKKVFEKTASGDFISRFETKSNDEIADLANHYNKMLDEVRNLINQVNENSLQIQHSSNSLAIIAKENEQALNNVSNSIEEIAMNTSTQAEKMHDGSTAIHVLADGIESIELKTQQMVNDADEALVEVHSSIGKVQQLETSYANLERAFNEVMVVTGQLDGKTKSISKVTDVIAQITEQTNLLALNASIEAARAGEHGKGFAVVADEVRSLAESSKAATTNIQQIILSILEDTEQLVQVMKQTNEISEDQKSAVNTVDNAIKQLSDTLENMKVSISNTMENVSTMQQQKNVVVSSIAVVNEMTTEVTAETQEIASSIEEQTSATSEVTMHATHLNNQVEKLTESVSKFKL; this comes from the coding sequence TAACTATAAAAACTAAGTGGATGATGTTCATTTCACTCGCTGTTATTTTAGCAGTCGTCATCACAGTTATTTTTAGTCAGTGGACAGTACGAAATATTTTAACGGAAGAAAATGAGCAAACTTCTTCTAATAATGCAAAAAATGCTGTTGATCAAGTGTCCTTAGGCTTAGAAAATTATGAAACAAATCTTCTGCAGTTCGGTCAGGTTATCGAAACGATTTTACAAAATGAACAGGTTGATTATTTACAAATCGATAAAATTACCCGCACATTGAAAGAGAATAATAAAAATTATTTATCCGTATATTACATGGACTTTAATACCGGAAAATTACATGTCACACCTCAAATCGATTATGAATGGGATGTACGTGATTCTCAAACATTCGCAAAATTGAACGCAAACCCCAACCTACAATGGATGGATGTCTATTTGGATACTGGTGTAAACAAGCTGATGACTTCTGTTATCGCCCCGGTATTTAAAAACGATGAACTTGTTGGTGCGGTCGGCTATGATATTGATTTCTCAACAATTGGTACAATTCGTGAAGGAATTGAAGCCAAATCATCTTCAAAATTAATGATTGTCGATCCAAATGGATTGATTATATCTTCATTTATTGAAGATGGGGACGGGAAAAATATTATTGCGGATAATTCCGGTAAAATTGAAGGGGTTACGGATTTATTAGATACTGCCAAATTAGAAGCAGAGTTTAAATGGCTCTCCGATGCCAAAAATGGAAGCAATAAAATTGAACAGTTTGAATGGAATGAAGTGAATTATACAGGTGAAGTTCAGGTAATCGAGAAAAATAATTGGCAAATTGTTTCATTAGTAGATGCTAATAGTTATGCACAGCAGTTAAAAGATTTAACAATTGCAGGTTGGATATCATTAGTAATCGGGCTAATAATAGGTTGTTTAATTGCCTATTTCATGGCACGAAAATTAGTAGAGATTTTTAATAACTTTAAAAAAGTATTCGAAAAAACAGCGAGTGGCGACTTTATTTCACGTTTTGAAACAAAGTCAAATGACGAAATTGCAGACTTGGCAAATCACTACAACAAAATGCTTGATGAGGTCCGCAATTTAATTAACCAAGTAAATGAAAATTCATTACAAATTCAACATTCTTCAAACAGTTTAGCGATTATTGCGAAGGAAAATGAGCAAGCGTTAAATAATGTCTCAAACAGCATTGAAGAAATTGCTATGAATACAAGCACACAAGCAGAAAAAATGCATGATGGTTCTACAGCTATTCATGTATTGGCCGATGGTATAGAATCTATAGAATTAAAAACTCAGCAAATGGTAAATGATGCAGACGAAGCATTGGTTGAAGTGCATTCGAGTATTGGTAAGGTTCAACAATTGGAAACATCCTATGCGAATTTAGAGCGAGCGTTCAATGAAGTAATGGTTGTAACCGGACAGTTAGATGGAAAAACGAAATCCATTTCAAAAGTAACGGATGTAATTGCTCAAATTACCGAACAAACAAATTTACTTGCACTTAATGCTTCAATTGAGGCTGCTCGAGCAGGTGAACATGGTAAAGGTTTTGCTGTTGTGGCAGATGAAGTAAGAAGCTTAGCAGAAAGTTCTAAAGCGGCAACAACTAATATTCAGCAAATTATTCTAAGTATTTTAGAAGATACTGAGCAACTCGTTCAAGTAATGAAGCAAACAAATGAGATTAGCGAAGATCAGAAGTCAGCAGTTAATACTGTAGATAATGCTATTAAACAGTTGTCCGATACATTGGAAAATATGAAAGTATCAATATCAAACACGATGGAAAATGTATCAACAATGCAACAGCAAAAAAATGTCGTTGTATCTTCAATTGCAGTTGTTAATGAAATGACAACAG